The Flaviramulus sp. BrNp1-15 genome has a window encoding:
- a CDS encoding head GIN domain-containing protein has product MKTSIKKQTVLLIATLLFAITTHAQWRKVKGNGNMTTITRTTSDYDGIKCAGSFDYVLVKGTEGNIKIEGEENLLEYIITEVKNNNLIVKVKNGTNLKTSFNKGIKITIPFKEISSASLSGSGDLWNEDSINTSNFDVSLSGSGDITLEVNTTSIKASISGSGDLKLKGNTTNLEARVAGSGDFHGFDLQSNNTDVAVAGSGDARVVSKETLKARVAGSGDIVYRGNPEKEDTKVAGSGSISN; this is encoded by the coding sequence ATGAAAACATCAATCAAAAAACAAACAGTTTTATTAATTGCCACTTTACTTTTTGCAATAACAACTCATGCCCAATGGAGAAAAGTAAAAGGTAATGGCAACATGACCACTATTACAAGAACAACATCTGATTATGATGGTATTAAATGTGCAGGATCTTTTGATTACGTTCTGGTAAAAGGAACTGAAGGAAACATTAAAATTGAAGGAGAAGAAAATCTACTGGAATATATTATTACAGAAGTTAAAAATAACAACTTAATAGTGAAAGTTAAAAATGGTACTAACCTAAAAACCAGCTTTAATAAAGGGATTAAAATCACTATTCCTTTTAAAGAAATTAGTAGTGCTTCTCTTTCTGGCTCTGGTGATTTATGGAATGAAGACTCAATAAACACATCAAATTTTGATGTTTCTTTATCTGGCTCTGGAGATATTACTTTAGAGGTAAATACAACTTCTATTAAAGCCTCAATTTCTGGGTCTGGTGATTTAAAATTAAAAGGAAACACTACAAACTTAGAAGCGCGTGTTGCAGGTTCTGGAGATTTTCATGGCTTTGATTTACAATCAAACAACACCGATGTTGCTGTAGCTGGCTCTGGTGATGCAAGAGTTGTAAGCAAAGAAACTTTAAAAGCAAGAGTAGCTGGCTCAGGCGATATTGTTTACAGAGGAAACCCTGAAAAAGAAGACACTAAGGTTGCAGGTTCTGGTAGCATTTCCAATTAG
- a CDS encoding RNA polymerase sigma factor, translating to MTPTQLNTEQLIELCKTGNQSAQLEIYNRYYKAMYNTSYRIVKNSFEAEDIMQDSFLTAFTKLESLKDVKIFGAWLKRIVINNSIYHYKKNNKNREVPLDDLLYKIEDNSNGIESDYEFTNLKAQQVLNTMKTLKDNYRIALTLNLIEGYDYEEICEIMNVSNANCRTLISRAKESLRQKLQTATA from the coding sequence TTGACGCCAACCCAATTAAATACTGAACAGCTCATAGAGCTTTGTAAAACTGGAAACCAATCTGCACAATTGGAGATTTATAACAGATATTACAAAGCCATGTATAACACGTCTTATAGAATTGTGAAAAACAGTTTTGAAGCGGAAGATATTATGCAAGACTCTTTTTTAACAGCCTTTACAAAGCTAGAGAGTTTAAAAGATGTTAAAATATTTGGAGCGTGGCTAAAACGAATTGTTATTAATAACAGCATATATCATTATAAAAAGAATAACAAAAACAGAGAAGTTCCTTTAGATGATTTGCTTTATAAAATTGAAGATAATTCAAATGGAATTGAGAGTGATTATGAGTTTACAAATTTAAAAGCTCAACAAGTTTTAAACACCATGAAAACTCTAAAAGATAACTATAGAATTGCTTTAACCTTAAATTTAATTGAAGGATATGATTATGAAGAAATTTGTGAAATAATGAATGTATCTAACGCTAATTGCAGAACATTAATATCTAGAGCAAAAGAAAGTTTAAGACAAAAATTACAAACCGCTACCGCATAA
- a CDS encoding ATP-dependent Clp protease ATP-binding subunit, translating to MDDNFSPRVKDVIAFSKEEALRLGHDFIGTEHLMLGLLRDGSGKAINILNALDIDLNHLRRKVEILSPANPNIAVASNQKKNLHLTRQAERALKTTFLEAKLFQSTSINTAHLLLCILRNENDPTTKLLNKLKVDYDNVKEQFKFMITNDNNYIEPKAEFQDDDVSPEDEGTKDVFNTPSGKSNKKSKTPVLDNFGRDLTALAEEGKLDPVVGREKEIQRVSQVLSRRKKNNPLLIGEPGVGKSAIAEGLALRIIKRKVSRILFNKRVVTLDLASLVAGTKYRGQFEERMKAVMNELEKNDDVILFIDEIHTIVGAGGATGSLDASNMFKPALARGEIQCIGATTLDEYRQYIEKDGALERRFQKVIVEPTTVEETIEILNNIKGKYEEHHNVDYTPEAIEACVKLTNRYMTERFLPDKAIDALDEAGSRVHITNIDVPKQIIELEKQLEAIKETKNAVVRKQKYEEAAKLRDDEKRIEKELSIAQEKWEEDTKQHRETVTEDNVADVVSMMTGVPVNRIAQTEINKLAELPNLIKGKVIGQDEAVAKVVKAIQRNRAGLKDPNKPIGSFIFLGQTGVGKTQLAKVLSRELFDSEDSLVRIDMSEYMEKFAISRLIGAPPGYVGYEEGGQLTEKVRRKPYAVILLDEIEKAHPDVFNMLLQVLDDGYLTDSLGRKIDFRNTIIIMTSNIGARKLKDFGTGIGFGTASQKAQEDANARSVIENALKKSFAPEFLNRIDDVVVFNALEKEDINKIIDIELEKLLARIKGLGYNLTLTNSAKDYIAEKGFDKQYGARPLKRAIQKYVEDALAEEIVASHLQEGDSIKIDLDKKSDELSISIEKAEKPAES from the coding sequence ATGGATGATAATTTTTCCCCAAGAGTAAAAGATGTTATTGCTTTTAGCAAAGAAGAAGCATTGCGCTTAGGCCATGATTTTATTGGTACCGAGCACTTAATGCTTGGTCTATTGCGTGATGGTAGCGGTAAGGCAATAAACATATTAAATGCCTTAGATATTGATTTAAATCATTTAAGGCGTAAAGTAGAAATATTGAGTCCTGCAAACCCAAATATTGCTGTAGCTTCAAACCAAAAAAAGAACTTACACCTTACCAGACAAGCAGAACGCGCTTTAAAAACTACATTTTTAGAAGCCAAATTATTTCAAAGTACCTCTATAAATACAGCGCATTTGTTGCTTTGTATTTTAAGAAATGAAAACGACCCAACTACTAAACTTTTAAATAAATTAAAAGTTGACTACGACAATGTTAAAGAACAATTTAAATTTATGATTACAAACGACAATAATTATATAGAGCCCAAAGCCGAATTTCAAGATGATGATGTAAGTCCTGAAGATGAAGGTACTAAAGATGTTTTTAACACACCATCTGGAAAATCAAACAAGAAATCTAAAACACCTGTTCTAGATAATTTTGGACGCGATTTAACAGCTTTAGCTGAAGAAGGTAAACTTGATCCTGTTGTTGGACGTGAAAAAGAAATACAACGTGTTTCACAGGTTTTAAGTAGAAGAAAGAAAAACAATCCGCTTTTAATTGGTGAACCTGGTGTAGGTAAATCTGCTATTGCAGAAGGTTTAGCGCTTAGAATTATAAAAAGAAAAGTTTCTAGAATTCTATTCAACAAGCGTGTTGTAACTCTAGATCTTGCAAGTTTAGTGGCTGGAACAAAATACCGTGGTCAGTTTGAAGAACGTATGAAAGCCGTTATGAATGAACTTGAAAAGAATGATGATGTTATTCTTTTTATTGATGAAATTCATACCATTGTTGGTGCTGGTGGCGCTACCGGAAGTTTAGATGCTTCAAATATGTTTAAACCAGCTTTAGCACGTGGCGAAATTCAATGTATTGGTGCCACAACTTTAGATGAGTACAGACAATATATCGAAAAAGATGGTGCTTTAGAGCGTCGTTTCCAGAAAGTAATTGTTGAGCCAACTACAGTTGAAGAAACTATTGAAATTCTTAATAACATTAAAGGTAAATACGAAGAACATCACAATGTTGATTATACACCTGAAGCTATTGAAGCTTGTGTAAAATTAACCAACAGATATATGACTGAACGCTTTTTACCAGACAAAGCTATTGATGCTTTAGATGAAGCTGGTTCTCGTGTTCATATCACAAATATTGATGTTCCTAAACAAATTATAGAACTTGAAAAACAATTGGAAGCCATTAAGGAAACTAAAAATGCCGTTGTTAGAAAGCAAAAATATGAAGAAGCTGCTAAACTTAGAGACGATGAAAAACGCATTGAAAAAGAACTAAGTATAGCACAAGAAAAATGGGAAGAAGACACTAAACAACATCGTGAAACAGTAACAGAAGATAATGTTGCCGATGTAGTTTCTATGATGACTGGCGTTCCTGTAAACCGTATTGCACAAACCGAGATTAATAAATTGGCCGAATTACCAAACCTTATAAAAGGCAAAGTTATTGGTCAAGACGAAGCGGTTGCAAAAGTTGTTAAGGCTATTCAGCGTAATCGTGCGGGACTTAAAGATCCTAATAAGCCAATTGGGTCATTTATATTTTTAGGTCAAACTGGAGTTGGTAAAACACAGTTAGCCAAAGTATTATCTCGCGAGTTGTTTGACAGCGAAGATTCTCTTGTTAGAATAGACATGAGTGAATACATGGAAAAATTTGCAATTTCAAGATTAATTGGCGCACCTCCAGGATACGTTGGATACGAAGAAGGTGGACAATTAACTGAAAAAGTTAGACGCAAACCTTATGCAGTTATTCTTTTAGATGAAATTGAAAAAGCGCATCCAGACGTATTTAATATGTTATTGCAAGTACTTGACGATGGTTATTTAACTGATAGTTTAGGTAGAAAAATCGATTTTAGAAATACCATTATTATTATGACATCCAATATTGGTGCTCGTAAATTAAAAGATTTTGGTACCGGAATTGGTTTTGGTACAGCCTCACAAAAAGCTCAAGAAGATGCCAATGCAAGAAGTGTTATTGAAAATGCACTTAAAAAATCATTTGCTCCAGAGTTTTTAAATAGAATCGACGATGTAGTTGTTTTCAATGCTTTAGAAAAAGAAGACATCAACAAGATTATCGATATTGAATTAGAAAAACTTTTAGCTAGAATAAAAGGGTTAGGTTACAACTTAACGTTAACAAATAGCGCGAAAGATTATATTGCTGAAAAAGGTTTCGATAAACAGTATGGAGCAAGACCTTTAAAAAGAGCTATTCAAAAATACGTTGAAGATGCTTTAGCTGAAGAAATTGTTGCTTCACATTTACAAGAAGGAGATAGTATAAAAATAGACTTAGATAAGAAAAGTGATGAATTAAGTATATCAATTGAAAAAGCTGAAAAGCCCGCTGAGTCTTAA
- a CDS encoding MFS transporter produces MVKLEKGSKKLLNAWAFYDWANSVYTLTIASSIFPIFYSALFISQATEVKTVWAFGFEFKSTALITLVTAFTFLVVAFTSPILSGIADYVGNKKNFMKFFCYVGSLGCIGLYWFDITPDKIHLSLLFYFMGLIGYWGSLVFYNSYLPDIAFPEQQDNVSAKGFSLGYVGSVLLLIINLVMVMYPQLFGFDIGTTEAEKDAASFEAMKISFITVGIWWALFSQYSFYYLPKGTSSGHKVTRAVVFNGLKELQQVWKQLKQNLRLKRYLYAFFVFSMAVQTIMLVAVYFGEEEIAWGSANEKTMGLIISILVIQLVAIVGAILTSRASAKFGNIKTLIVVNAIWMSLCFYAYFMETPLQFYIAAGFVGLVMGGVQSLARSTYSKFLPETDDTTSYFSFYDVAEKIGIVIGMVIFATIDQITGTMRNAILFLFIFFLFGIILLFRVPKEVSKTKTN; encoded by the coding sequence ATGGTAAAACTTGAAAAAGGAAGTAAAAAACTTCTTAATGCATGGGCATTCTACGATTGGGCTAACTCAGTTTATACGCTTACCATAGCATCCTCTATATTTCCAATATTTTATTCAGCTTTATTTATTTCACAGGCCACAGAAGTTAAAACGGTTTGGGCTTTTGGTTTTGAATTTAAAAGTACTGCCTTAATAACACTTGTTACAGCATTTACCTTTTTGGTAGTTGCTTTTACTTCTCCAATTCTTTCTGGTATAGCAGATTATGTTGGAAACAAGAAAAACTTTATGAAGTTTTTCTGTTATGTTGGAAGCTTAGGTTGCATTGGTTTGTATTGGTTTGATATTACTCCAGATAAAATTCACCTAAGTTTATTATTTTACTTTATGGGTTTAATAGGCTATTGGGGGAGCTTGGTATTCTATAACTCATATTTGCCAGATATTGCTTTTCCAGAACAGCAAGATAATGTAAGTGCAAAAGGTTTTTCATTAGGTTATGTTGGTAGTGTTCTTTTGTTAATCATTAATCTTGTAATGGTCATGTATCCCCAATTATTTGGATTTGACATAGGGACAACAGAAGCCGAAAAAGATGCTGCTTCATTTGAAGCTATGAAAATTTCATTTATTACTGTTGGAATCTGGTGGGCATTGTTTAGTCAATATTCATTTTACTATTTACCAAAAGGCACTTCATCTGGTCATAAAGTTACAAGAGCTGTTGTTTTTAACGGCTTAAAAGAATTACAACAGGTTTGGAAACAGTTAAAACAAAACTTAAGATTAAAACGTTATTTGTATGCGTTTTTTGTATTTAGTATGGCGGTACAAACCATTATGCTAGTTGCAGTCTATTTTGGTGAAGAAGAAATTGCTTGGGGTAGTGCCAATGAAAAAACTATGGGTTTAATTATAAGTATTCTGGTTATTCAATTGGTTGCAATTGTTGGAGCTATTTTAACGTCCAGAGCCTCCGCTAAATTTGGAAATATAAAAACCTTAATAGTTGTAAATGCTATATGGATGAGTTTGTGTTTCTACGCCTATTTTATGGAAACACCACTTCAATTTTATATTGCTGCAGGATTTGTTGGTCTAGTAATGGGTGGTGTACAATCACTAGCAAGATCTACATATTCAAAGTTTTTACCAGAGACCGATGATACTACATCTTATTTTAGTTTTTATGATGTAGCCGAAAAAATAGGTATTGTTATAGGAATGGTAATTTTTGCCACTATTGACCAAATAACAGGAACTATGCGTAATGCTATTCTGTTTTTATTTATTTTCTTTTTGTTTGGTATAATTTTATTATTCAGAGTTCCAAAAGAAGTATCAAAAACCAAGACCAATTAA
- a CDS encoding DUF6252 family protein encodes MNLSKFFLPATILLLTCFITSCNIEPFEDIDAENVSEETEEPETNVEPGAFKVDFDDNTFNADVVSATLLDNVINISGIKTSNQEFFALTLFANTTGTYQLGVTENDVETNSVAYNNPLAGEVWVSVIDFVTPQGEVTITEIDEVNKTISGTFSFTGYNTSQVSKAFTNGVFSKISYSTDVPSSGNDNSFFAKVDGEEFVEDGIEGALLSIPGTPSIITISATKNSLETISISVNSDITDGTYDFSTFDPPMGQYNLSLTESAVSDNGTLTITSHDVTNKRIIGTFNFNASSLLGGGGSYEITEGSFDVTYN; translated from the coding sequence ATGAATTTATCCAAATTTTTTTTACCAGCCACCATTTTACTATTAACTTGTTTTATTACATCGTGTAATATTGAACCTTTTGAAGATATAGATGCTGAAAATGTCTCTGAAGAAACAGAAGAACCTGAAACAAATGTTGAACCAGGTGCATTTAAAGTAGATTTTGATGATAACACATTTAATGCTGATGTTGTTTCTGCAACTCTATTAGACAATGTTATAAATATTAGTGGTATTAAAACTTCAAATCAGGAGTTTTTTGCTTTAACACTTTTTGCTAATACAACAGGAACATATCAATTAGGTGTTACAGAAAACGACGTAGAGACCAATAGTGTAGCTTACAATAATCCATTAGCTGGTGAAGTTTGGGTTTCTGTAATAGATTTTGTAACTCCTCAAGGGGAAGTAACCATAACAGAAATTGACGAAGTTAACAAAACAATTTCTGGGACTTTTTCTTTTACAGGATATAACACGTCTCAAGTATCTAAAGCATTTACAAATGGGGTTTTTAGTAAAATATCGTATTCAACTGATGTACCATCTAGTGGTAATGATAATTCTTTTTTCGCAAAGGTAGATGGAGAAGAGTTTGTTGAAGATGGAATAGAAGGTGCTTTATTAAGTATCCCAGGAACACCTTCTATCATTACTATTAGTGCGACTAAAAATAGTTTAGAAACTATAAGTATATCTGTTAATTCTGATATTACGGATGGAACCTATGATTTTTCAACGTTTGATCCACCTATGGGACAATACAATTTATCGCTGACTGAAAGCGCTGTATCAGACAATGGAACTTTAACAATTACGTCTCATGATGTAACTAATAAAAGAATTATTGGGACTTTTAATTTTAATGCAAGTTCGCTTCTTGGTGGAGGTGGTAGTTATGAAATTACCGAAGGAAGTTTTGATGTCACATATAATTAA